One genomic segment of Desulfurispora thermophila DSM 16022 includes these proteins:
- a CDS encoding nucleotide sugar dehydrogenase: MLQDRQNQQATNHNCDSNGCAGYKGGAENLRVAVFGLGYVGLPLALSFALRGCRVVGVDTNAELVAELNAGITYHQEQYQGEGIQSILRRQLEAGRFTATTIAAQAMESCDNIIITVGLPVHDGEPFAGYLEECCRDIARGLKKGDLVVVRGTLVPGMTRRLVLPLLEESGLKAGRDFALAYSSERIAEGRAFEEFVTMPGLVSGLTENCRARARRLLAVVTEAPLHPASSFEVVETAKVVENISRDVNIALVNELARFTKELGVDVFEVIALANTHQRVKLLQPGPGVGGYCLPNALYYLDAAARRLGVPLELMHTARRVNEEMPRHVVNLVLRRLSVPPSQAKIAVLGLAMKDYSGDDRLSPALTICQLLLDAGLQVAAFDPAVQTQYNFKVDNMRAALSGAHGVVALARQHGIDFTDWDLFLSCLDRTGTPFIIDTKQIYRGVSVPSGIVVESI; encoded by the coding sequence ATGCTGCAGGATAGACAAAACCAACAAGCTACCAATCACAATTGCGACAGCAATGGTTGTGCCGGATATAAAGGCGGGGCGGAAAACCTGCGCGTGGCCGTCTTCGGCCTGGGTTATGTGGGACTTCCCCTGGCCCTCAGTTTTGCCCTGCGCGGCTGCCGGGTGGTGGGGGTGGACACCAATGCCGAACTGGTGGCTGAATTAAATGCCGGTATCACCTACCACCAGGAGCAATATCAGGGTGAGGGTATTCAAAGCATCCTGCGCCGGCAGCTGGAGGCCGGACGTTTTACCGCCACCACAATTGCGGCGCAGGCCATGGAGAGCTGTGACAACATTATTATTACTGTGGGCCTGCCTGTGCACGATGGTGAGCCTTTTGCCGGTTATCTGGAGGAGTGCTGCCGGGACATTGCCCGCGGCTTGAAAAAGGGTGACCTGGTGGTGGTGCGCGGTACGCTGGTGCCGGGCATGACCCGCCGCCTGGTGCTGCCTCTGCTGGAGGAAAGCGGTCTCAAAGCGGGGCGCGATTTTGCCCTGGCCTATTCCTCCGAGCGCATTGCCGAGGGGCGGGCTTTTGAGGAGTTTGTGACCATGCCCGGCCTGGTCAGCGGTTTGACGGAAAACTGCCGGGCGCGGGCCCGCCGGTTGCTGGCCGTGGTCACCGAGGCGCCGCTGCATCCGGCCAGTTCTTTTGAAGTGGTGGAAACCGCCAAGGTGGTGGAGAACATCTCCCGCGATGTGAACATCGCCCTGGTCAATGAGCTGGCCCGTTTCACCAAAGAGCTGGGCGTGGACGTGTTTGAAGTGATTGCCCTGGCCAACACCCACCAGCGGGTGAAACTATTGCAGCCCGGTCCCGGTGTGGGCGGATACTGCCTGCCCAACGCGCTGTACTACCTGGACGCGGCGGCCCGCCGGCTGGGCGTGCCGCTGGAGCTGATGCACACCGCCCGCCGGGTGAACGAAGAAATGCCCCGCCATGTGGTGAACCTGGTGTTGCGCCGCCTGTCCGTGCCGCCGTCGCAGGCCAAAATTGCCGTGCTGGGGCTGGCCATGAAGGACTACTCGGGCGACGACCGGCTCAGCCCGGCCCTGACCATCTGCCAGCTTTTGCTGGATGCCGGCCTGCAGGTGGCTGCTTTTGACCCGGCGGTGCAGACGCAGTATAATTTTAAGGTGGACAATATGCGCGCCGCCCTGAGCGGGGCGCACGGGGTGGTGGCCCTGGCCCGTCAGCACGGCATTGACTTCACCGATTGGGATCTGTTCCTGTCCTGCCTGGACCGCACGGGTACGCCATTCATTATTGACACGAAGCAAATTTACCGGGGCGTGAGTGTGCCGTCCGGTATTGTGGTGGAGAGCATCTAG
- a CDS encoding DUF4330 domain-containing protein: MKLLDEKGRLLGLINIIDLLVLAAILLVLGGAAYKYTHKSAQGERRHLEYVVLVPAVRPEIVAAVKVGDKMVKDNYYTSATIKDIVVKPGYSVNTTASGQRVEAIDPYLKDLLVTIEDNIILSSATITAGGQEVRAGKEYYVKSRDYELKGTILQVNLSAAR, from the coding sequence TTGAAACTGCTGGATGAAAAAGGCCGCCTGCTGGGCCTGATCAATATCATCGACCTGCTGGTGCTGGCGGCCATTCTGCTGGTGCTGGGCGGCGCGGCCTACAAGTACACGCACAAGTCGGCCCAGGGCGAGCGCCGCCACCTGGAATATGTGGTGCTGGTGCCCGCGGTGCGGCCCGAGATTGTCGCGGCCGTGAAGGTGGGCGACAAAATGGTTAAAGACAACTATTACACCAGCGCCACAATCAAGGATATAGTGGTCAAGCCGGGCTATTCTGTTAACACCACGGCCAGCGGCCAGCGGGTGGAGGCCATCGACCCGTATTTGAAAGACTTGCTGGTGACCATTGAGGACAACATAATCCTCTCTTCGGCCACCATCACCGCCGGAGGGCAGGAGGTCCGGGCCGGCAAAGAATACTACGTCAAGTCGCGCGATTATGAGCTGAAGGGCACCATATTGCAGGTGAACCTGTCGGCGGCCAGGTGA
- a CDS encoding MraY family glycosyltransferase, producing MDRLYAVLPLAVILALATTPWVIKKAYSWGALDCPNQRKVHCRVMPRLGGLAVYLSFVPAVLLGLPLNSQIIGLLLGLTIIMALGMTDDIKDISPRTKLLGQILAALLVVPFGIKVGFLTNPLNGQLIWLGWWSVPVTVFWLVAVTNAVNLIDGLDGLAGGVSLIAALTMAAVAWTQWHFFGLGGQYEVIALALLLAAALLGFLRYNFHPARIFLGDSGSMLLGFALAALSVMGLTKSATAISVFLPPLILGIPLLDTFFAIVRRFKQNRPIFQADKEHLHHQLLARGLSHRQTVLVIYGISVLLGASALLLNLLAPDNAVLLLVGLTVLILSAADRLGVLGRRVPEKPAAGQVEVKR from the coding sequence TTGGACAGGTTGTACGCGGTCCTGCCGCTGGCGGTAATACTGGCCCTTGCGACCACACCCTGGGTGATTAAAAAGGCTTACTCCTGGGGAGCACTGGATTGTCCCAACCAGCGCAAGGTGCACTGCCGGGTGATGCCCCGTCTGGGCGGACTGGCGGTGTATTTGAGCTTTGTACCCGCCGTGCTGCTGGGTTTGCCGCTAAACAGCCAGATTATCGGCCTGTTGTTGGGTCTAACCATAATCATGGCTCTGGGTATGACCGATGACATCAAGGATATTTCCCCCCGCACCAAATTGCTGGGCCAGATTTTGGCCGCTCTGCTGGTGGTACCCTTTGGTATAAAGGTGGGCTTTTTGACTAATCCGTTGAATGGTCAGTTAATCTGGCTGGGCTGGTGGAGCGTGCCGGTGACCGTGTTCTGGCTGGTGGCGGTGACCAACGCGGTTAACCTGATCGACGGGCTGGACGGTCTGGCCGGTGGCGTGTCGCTGATTGCCGCCCTGACCATGGCGGCGGTGGCCTGGACACAGTGGCATTTCTTCGGTCTGGGCGGCCAGTACGAAGTGATTGCTCTGGCCCTGCTGCTGGCGGCCGCCCTGCTGGGCTTTCTGCGCTACAATTTTCACCCGGCCAGGATCTTTCTGGGCGATTCCGGGTCCATGCTGCTGGGCTTTGCCCTGGCGGCGCTGTCCGTGATGGGCCTGACCAAGAGTGCCACCGCCATTTCGGTTTTCCTGCCGCCCTTGATTCTGGGCATTCCGCTGCTGGACACCTTTTTTGCCATTGTGCGCCGGTTTAAGCAAAACCGGCCCATCTTCCAGGCCGATAAAGAGCACCTGCACCACCAGTTGCTGGCGCGCGGCCTTTCCCACCGGCAGACCGTGCTGGTGATCTACGGCATCAGTGTTCTGCTGGGTGCTTCCGCCCTGTTGCTCAATCTGCTGGCTCCGGATAACGCGGTGCTGTTGCTGGTGGGGTTGACCGTGCTGATTTTGTCGGCTGCCGACCGGTTGGGTGTCCTGGGCCGGCGGGTACCGGAAAAGCCTGCTGCCGGGCAGGTGGAAGTGAAACGCTGA
- the galU gene encoding UTP--glucose-1-phosphate uridylyltransferase GalU, with product MKIRKAIIPAAGLGVRFLPATKAQPKEMLPIVDKPTIQYIIEEAVNSGIEDILIITGRHKRAIEDHFDKSPDLEAHLSSKSKWDLLDIVRQISEMAEICYVRQKEPLGLGHAVYCARKYVGDEPFAVLLGDDVIASPVPCLRQMLDLYDETGASVIAVQEVAPSDVSKYGILDAVPERSRVYRVRDLVEKPPADQAPSRLAIMGRYVLTPRIFDILAETRPGAGGEIQLTDALRGLVREQPMYGLAYHGKRYDVGDKLGYLQATVEFALQREDLGEQFRQYLQELLAR from the coding sequence ATGAAGATACGCAAGGCCATCATTCCGGCGGCCGGCCTGGGCGTGCGCTTTCTGCCCGCCACCAAGGCCCAGCCCAAGGAAATGCTGCCCATCGTGGACAAACCGACAATCCAGTACATAATTGAAGAAGCGGTCAACTCGGGGATTGAGGATATCCTGATTATCACCGGACGGCACAAACGGGCCATTGAAGACCATTTTGATAAATCGCCCGATTTGGAGGCGCACCTGAGCAGCAAAAGCAAGTGGGATCTGCTGGATATTGTGCGGCAAATCAGTGAAATGGCCGAGATTTGCTATGTGCGGCAAAAGGAGCCGCTGGGGCTGGGCCACGCCGTCTATTGTGCCCGCAAGTATGTGGGGGATGAACCTTTTGCTGTGCTCCTGGGCGACGATGTGATTGCCAGCCCCGTGCCCTGCCTGCGGCAGATGCTGGATCTGTATGATGAGACCGGGGCCAGTGTAATAGCCGTGCAGGAAGTGGCTCCATCCGATGTGAGCAAGTACGGCATTCTGGACGCTGTGCCCGAGCGTTCCCGCGTCTACCGGGTGCGTGACCTGGTGGAAAAGCCACCGGCCGACCAGGCGCCTTCCCGCCTGGCCATCATGGGCCGCTATGTCCTGACGCCGCGCATTTTTGACATTCTGGCGGAAACCCGGCCCGGTGCGGGCGGAGAAATCCAGCTCACCGATGCCCTGCGCGGCCTGGTGCGGGAGCAGCCCATGTATGGCCTGGCCTATCACGGCAAACGCTATGATGTGGGGGATAAGCTGGGCTACCTGCAGGCCACGGTGGAGTTCGCCCTGCAGCGGGAGGACCTGGGCGAGCAGTTCCGGCAGTATTTACAGGAGCTGCTAGCCAGGTAG
- a CDS encoding NAD-dependent epimerase/dehydratase family protein, with product MRVLVTGGAGFIGSHTVEALLAAGCQPAVLDNLSRGRRENLPDGVTLYHGDIRDTVLVSRAVEEFEPRAVIHLAAQVDVQTSLSRPDEDMAINIGGTINLLEASRRYGVGKVVYASSAAVYGDPQYLPVDERHPLQPLSPYGISKHTAEHYLEAYRCLYGINYVVLRYANVYGPRQDATGEGGVVAIFADRVRRGQAPVIFGDGEQTRDFIYVRDVAAANLAALQRGDGLIANISTGRATSVNQLYQLFRQLVPGAPPARYAPPRPGDIQHSVLDCGRAVQQLAWQPGYTLAAGLAEMLSVGKMCGE from the coding sequence ATGCGTGTACTGGTCACCGGCGGGGCCGGCTTCATCGGTTCGCATACAGTGGAAGCCCTGCTGGCGGCGGGTTGCCAGCCCGCCGTGCTTGACAACCTCAGCCGGGGGCGACGGGAAAACCTGCCCGACGGCGTAACTCTCTATCATGGTGACATTCGTGATACTGTCCTGGTCAGCCGGGCGGTGGAGGAATTTGAGCCCCGGGCCGTCATCCACCTGGCCGCCCAGGTGGATGTGCAAACCTCGCTCAGCCGGCCGGACGAGGATATGGCCATCAATATCGGCGGCACCATCAACCTGCTGGAAGCCAGCCGGCGTTACGGGGTGGGCAAAGTGGTCTATGCCTCCTCGGCGGCGGTATACGGCGACCCGCAGTACCTGCCCGTGGACGAGCGGCACCCGCTGCAGCCGCTGTCGCCCTACGGCATCAGCAAGCACACCGCCGAGCATTACCTGGAGGCCTACCGCTGCCTTTACGGTATCAACTATGTGGTGCTGCGTTATGCCAATGTCTACGGCCCGCGCCAGGACGCCACCGGCGAGGGCGGAGTGGTGGCCATTTTTGCCGACCGCGTCCGCCGCGGCCAGGCGCCGGTCATTTTCGGCGACGGTGAGCAGACGCGGGACTTTATCTATGTGCGCGATGTGGCGGCGGCCAACCTGGCCGCCCTGCAGCGAGGCGACGGCCTGATTGCCAACATCAGCACCGGGCGGGCCACCTCGGTCAACCAGCTCTACCAGCTTTTCCGGCAGCTTGTTCCCGGTGCTCCGCCGGCCCGGTATGCCCCGCCCCGCCCGGGCGACATCCAGCACAGCGTGTTGGATTGCGGCCGGGCAGTACAGCAGCTGGCCTGGCAACCGGGTTACACCCTGGCGGCAGGTCTGGCGGAAATGTTAAGCGTTGGAAAGATGTGTGGAGAATGA
- a CDS encoding YlmC/YmxH family sporulation protein codes for MFKISDLTRRDMVNIVDGSKLGPIKDVLVDLATGKITALVLESQRKKFGFFSAGGDVVVPWDRVKKIGPHAVLLELDHTHYHFL; via the coding sequence GTGTTTAAGATATCCGATTTGACCAGGCGGGATATGGTTAACATTGTTGATGGTAGCAAGCTGGGCCCGATTAAGGATGTGCTGGTGGACCTGGCTACAGGTAAAATCACGGCCCTGGTGCTGGAGTCACAGCGCAAAAAGTTTGGCTTTTTCAGCGCCGGGGGGGATGTGGTGGTGCCCTGGGATAGGGTGAAAAAAATCGGTCCGCACGCTGTGTTGCTGGAGCTGGATCACACCCATTACCATTTTTTATAA
- the metK gene encoding methionine adenosyltransferase → MAKRLFTSESVTEGHPDKVADQISDAILDAILAQDPMARVACETLVTTGLICVAGEISTRCYVDIPKIARETVREIGYTRAKYGFDCDTCAVITSIDEQSPDIAMGVDKALEAREGQMTDSEIEAIGAGDQGMMFGYATDETPEMMPLPIALAHRLARQLALMRKTHEVPYLRPDGKVQVTVQFEDDRPVRLDTVVISTQHHPKVGLETIREDMIEKVIKPIVPAELLDKNTRYFVNPTGRFVIGGPQGDTGLTGRKIIVDTYGGMARHGGGAFSGKDPTKVDRSASYAARYVAKNIVAAGLARRCEVQLAYAIGVARPVSIMVETFGTGLVAEEVLVRLVQEYFDLRPAGIIQALDLRRPIYRQVAAYGHFGRNDLDLPWERTDKAEYLRREAGI, encoded by the coding sequence ATGGCGAAGCGGCTATTTACCTCGGAATCTGTCACCGAAGGGCACCCGGACAAGGTGGCCGACCAGATTTCCGATGCTATACTGGACGCTATACTGGCGCAGGACCCCATGGCCCGGGTGGCCTGCGAAACACTGGTCACCACGGGCCTGATCTGCGTGGCCGGGGAGATCAGCACCCGCTGCTATGTGGACATTCCCAAAATCGCCCGGGAGACCGTGCGGGAAATTGGCTATACCAGGGCCAAGTACGGCTTTGATTGCGACACCTGCGCGGTGATCACCTCCATTGACGAACAATCGCCCGACATTGCCATGGGTGTGGACAAGGCGCTGGAGGCCCGCGAGGGACAGATGACCGATTCGGAAATAGAGGCCATCGGTGCCGGCGACCAGGGCATGATGTTCGGTTACGCCACCGATGAAACGCCCGAAATGATGCCCCTGCCCATCGCGCTGGCCCACCGCCTGGCCCGTCAGCTGGCGCTGATGCGCAAAACCCACGAGGTGCCCTACCTGCGCCCCGACGGCAAGGTGCAGGTGACGGTGCAGTTTGAGGACGACCGCCCGGTGCGACTGGATACAGTGGTCATCTCCACCCAGCACCACCCCAAGGTGGGGCTGGAGACCATCCGGGAAGACATGATTGAGAAAGTAATCAAGCCCATTGTTCCGGCCGAGTTGCTGGACAAAAACACCCGCTATTTTGTCAATCCCACCGGCCGCTTTGTGATTGGCGGGCCGCAGGGTGACACGGGGCTCACCGGCCGCAAGATCATTGTGGACACCTACGGCGGTATGGCCCGGCACGGCGGTGGCGCCTTCTCCGGCAAAGACCCCACCAAGGTTGACCGCTCGGCCAGTTACGCCGCCCGCTATGTGGCCAAAAATATTGTGGCGGCGGGACTGGCCCGGCGCTGTGAAGTGCAGCTGGCCTATGCCATCGGTGTGGCCCGGCCGGTTTCCATCATGGTGGAGACCTTCGGCACCGGACTGGTGGCGGAAGAAGTGCTGGTGCGCCTGGTGCAGGAGTACTTCGACCTGCGCCCGGCCGGGATCATCCAGGCTCTGGACCTGCGGCGGCCCATTTACCGCCAGGTGGCCGCCTATGGCCACTTCGGGCGCAACGACCTGGATTTGCCCTGGGAGAGAACCGACAAGGCCGAATATTTGCGCCGCGAAGCCGGCATCTAA
- a CDS encoding GGDEF domain-containing protein, with product MKKKNNFRTIWGWLVVLTAGFLLYGSFAALNLDHTRYFLLFIAAGVLAEMLAVPFPLGRVSGSMALFLAVALVYGLPAAWWVGFWAILLGQGIFNRGDSLRTVLFNAAQQVLSLAAGGWVLGMVTGVDTAGVLAASWPLWRTIAGLVLFMLAQQAANHLLVYIYGAPAGASRRYCTWRDALRWDGLVCLFAFPFGLVMALVYRQVSPLAGLSLFIPVLVMQRLMGLYLGAEMTSREMAVFYRVVKRLAGAPASTGTAALLLQEISQLVPYQTGVVYLIDETGDDYTAVTVQGAWQKQFAHTSIKNAGDFLLQVLHNNQPEIIFDTRSDPRLVRRTGITAVCRSLLLAPLAVDGRPVGLMVLGHRQPLYFDQRELQLVSLLAGQASQALTLSFLRYNLEKCQRTDRLTGLLNGPAFQEQAARWLEEAREKQQEMLLLRLDIDGLAALNNRFGYQAGDRALAGAAAVLEMLRPPGSLAGRAGGDEFWLLWPDPPAGRVLPWVHSLQAAVREEVLVQEGIPRQVRLSAGGAFFPAVAADFASLIRAAGRALEEAKNSARERVVIRE from the coding sequence ATGAAGAAGAAAAATAATTTCCGGACTATTTGGGGCTGGCTGGTGGTGCTCACCGCCGGCTTTTTGCTTTATGGCAGCTTTGCCGCCCTCAATCTGGATCACACCCGGTACTTCCTGCTTTTTATAGCTGCCGGTGTGCTGGCCGAAATGCTGGCCGTTCCCTTTCCCCTGGGGCGGGTGAGCGGCAGCATGGCTCTCTTTTTAGCGGTAGCTCTGGTTTACGGTTTGCCCGCCGCCTGGTGGGTGGGGTTCTGGGCCATCCTGCTGGGGCAGGGCATTTTCAACCGGGGCGACTCTCTGCGTACGGTGCTCTTTAATGCCGCCCAGCAGGTGCTCAGCCTGGCCGCCGGTGGCTGGGTACTGGGGATGGTGACGGGGGTGGATACGGCCGGGGTGCTGGCTGCCTCCTGGCCCCTGTGGCGCACCATAGCCGGGCTGGTTCTGTTCATGCTGGCCCAGCAGGCGGCCAACCACCTGCTGGTGTACATATACGGTGCGCCGGCCGGCGCCAGCCGGCGGTACTGCACCTGGCGGGACGCCCTGCGCTGGGACGGCCTGGTCTGCCTGTTCGCCTTTCCCTTCGGCCTGGTGATGGCGCTGGTCTACCGGCAGGTTTCCCCCCTGGCCGGTCTGTCCCTTTTTATCCCCGTGCTGGTGATGCAGCGCCTGATGGGCCTGTATCTGGGGGCGGAAATGACCAGCCGGGAAATGGCGGTTTTCTACCGGGTGGTCAAGCGTCTGGCCGGCGCTCCGGCCAGCACCGGTACAGCTGCTTTGTTGCTGCAGGAAATAAGCCAACTGGTACCTTATCAGACCGGTGTAGTCTATTTAATTGACGAGACTGGTGACGATTACACGGCGGTGACGGTGCAGGGGGCCTGGCAAAAGCAGTTTGCCCATACATCCATCAAAAATGCCGGCGATTTTCTACTGCAGGTTCTGCACAACAACCAGCCCGAGATCATCTTTGACACCCGTTCCGACCCGCGCCTGGTCAGACGGACGGGCATTACCGCCGTCTGCCGTTCGTTGCTCCTGGCCCCGCTGGCGGTGGACGGCCGGCCGGTGGGGCTCATGGTGCTGGGGCATAGGCAGCCGCTTTATTTCGACCAGCGGGAACTGCAACTGGTATCCCTGCTGGCCGGTCAGGCCAGCCAGGCCCTGACGTTAAGTTTTCTGCGCTATAACCTGGAAAAGTGTCAGCGCACCGACCGGCTGACCGGCCTGCTCAATGGCCCGGCCTTTCAGGAGCAGGCGGCCCGCTGGTTGGAGGAAGCGCGGGAGAAACAGCAGGAAATGCTGCTTTTGCGCCTGGACATAGATGGTCTGGCCGCGTTGAACAATCGCTTCGGTTACCAGGCCGGTGACCGGGCTCTGGCCGGCGCGGCGGCCGTGCTGGAAATGCTCCGGCCGCCCGGTTCGCTGGCCGGCAGGGCCGGCGGGGATGAGTTCTGGCTGCTCTGGCCCGACCCGCCGGCCGGGCGGGTTTTGCCCTGGGTGCACAGCCTGCAGGCCGCTGTGCGGGAGGAGGTATTAGTGCAGGAGGGCATACCCCGCCAGGTGCGCCTCTCGGCCGGAGGTGCGTTCTTTCCGGCGGTGGCCGCTGATTTTGCCTCTTTGATCCGGGCGGCGGGCCGGGCTCTGGAGGAAGCGAAAAACAGTGCCCGCGAGCGGGTGGTGATCCGGGAATGA
- a CDS encoding ComF family protein: MKMLWQGLLELLYPPLRQCPLCQEKGRADELCPHCRRQLDVWRQWPRCSRCGRFFLSVVSSGPGQICADCHRPDVALPLCRAVVPYGGVAQQAVLRLKYVRQPWLADVLGELMARVWQDDPPGPVDALVPVPLARQRYKERGYNQAALLARAVANYLRLPVREALLKVRETPSQTALGRAERQQNLRGAFVVAPGINLAGQSLLLVDDVLTTGSTLAEAAAVLQEAGAVQVYGLVFAAGIIT; encoded by the coding sequence ATGAAAATGCTCTGGCAGGGACTATTGGAGTTGCTCTACCCGCCGCTCCGGCAGTGTCCGCTCTGCCAGGAAAAAGGCCGGGCGGATGAACTTTGTCCGCACTGCCGCCGCCAGCTGGATGTCTGGCGGCAGTGGCCCCGCTGTTCTCGTTGCGGGCGCTTTTTTTTATCTGTGGTTTCTAGCGGGCCGGGTCAGATATGTGCCGACTGCCACCGGCCGGATGTGGCGTTACCCCTGTGCCGGGCCGTGGTGCCCTATGGGGGGGTGGCCCAGCAGGCAGTGCTGCGCTTGAAATATGTCCGCCAACCCTGGTTGGCCGATGTGCTGGGGGAACTGATGGCCCGGGTCTGGCAGGATGACCCGCCCGGCCCGGTGGATGCCCTGGTGCCGGTGCCCCTGGCCCGGCAGCGTTATAAAGAGCGGGGCTACAATCAGGCTGCCCTGCTGGCCCGAGCAGTTGCTAATTATCTGCGCTTGCCTGTGCGGGAAGCGCTGTTGAAAGTGCGGGAGACGCCCAGCCAGACCGCCCTGGGTCGGGCCGAGCGGCAACAAAATCTGCGGGGTGCCTTTGTGGTGGCGCCTGGTATTAACCTGGCGGGCCAAAGCCTGCTGCTGGTGGACGATGTGCTGACCACAGGCAGCACGCTGGCCGAAGCGGCTGCCGTGCTGCAGGAGGCGGGAGCGGTGCAGGTTTATGGCCTGGTCTTTGCCGCGGGGATTATAACATAA
- a CDS encoding cold shock domain-containing protein, with protein sequence MQGKVKWFSAEKGYGFIEREDGGDVFVHFSAIQEEGFKTLTEGQAVEFDIVEGARGPQAANVVKL encoded by the coding sequence ATGCAAGGTAAAGTTAAATGGTTCAGCGCGGAAAAGGGTTACGGCTTCATTGAGCGGGAAGACGGCGGCGATGTCTTCGTCCACTTCTCGGCCATCCAGGAGGAAGGGTTCAAGACTCTCACCGAAGGTCAGGCCGTGGAATTTGACATTGTGGAGGGAGCGCGCGGCCCGCAGGCTGCCAATGTGGTGAAACTGTAA
- the hpf gene encoding ribosome hibernation-promoting factor, HPF/YfiA family yields MQVQVRGRNVEVTPALKEYVEKRLGKLERFLENLSEAQVTMTVEKDSHRVEVTLPVNGMIIRGEETTGDMYSSIDLVVDKLEKQIDRYKGRLMKRGGRSLGEAAPPAPAAGEENGPRVVRTKRFAFKPMTVDEAVLQMNLLGHSFFVFSNAETEQVNVVYKRKDGNFGLIEPNF; encoded by the coding sequence GTGCAAGTACAGGTAAGGGGAAGGAATGTGGAAGTTACTCCGGCGTTGAAGGAATATGTGGAAAAACGCCTGGGCAAGCTGGAGCGGTTTCTGGAAAACCTCAGCGAAGCCCAGGTGACCATGACAGTAGAGAAGGATTCCCACCGGGTGGAGGTCACCCTGCCGGTTAACGGCATGATCATCCGGGGCGAGGAAACCACGGGCGATATGTATTCCTCCATCGACCTGGTGGTGGACAAACTGGAAAAGCAAATCGATCGTTACAAGGGTCGCCTCATGAAGCGCGGCGGCCGCAGCCTGGGCGAGGCGGCTCCGCCCGCACCGGCGGCCGGCGAGGAAAACGGCCCCCGCGTGGTGCGCACCAAGCGCTTTGCCTTCAAGCCCATGACGGTGGACGAGGCCGTGCTGCAGATGAATCTGCTGGGCCACAGCTTCTTTGTTTTTTCCAACGCCGAGACCGAGCAGGTCAATGTGGTCTACAAGCGCAAGGACGGCAACTTCGGCTTGATTGAGCCGAATTTCTAA